A portion of the Caenorhabditis elegans chromosome III genome contains these proteins:
- the mrpl-58 gene encoding Large ribosomal subunit protein mL62 (Confirmed by transcript evidence), with amino-acid sequence MLRNLSSFVVKSTRHIQASSSATFNGVIPTEKIEKRYTLSSGPGGQNVQKNATKVEIRFKVSEAEWLSESLRDLVEEKLSHRINTAGELIIDSDRTRERHLNVADCFDKLRSAIYAIENEQGKREMTEKDEKILRERAAIATQHRLQEKRRTSEKKASRRAAVEF; translated from the exons ATGCTGCGAAATCTCTCATCTTTTGTAGTAAAATCGACTCGCCACATTCAA gcaTCTTCCTCCGCAACATTCAATGGTGTGATTCCGACTGAAAAGATCGAAAAACGATACACGTTGAGCAGTGGACCAGGCGGACAAAATGTGCAGAAGAACGCCACAAAAGTCGAAATTCGATTCAAAGTGAGCGAAGCTGAATGGTTGTCAGAGTCACTGAGAGATTTGGTCGAGGAGAAGTTGTCACATAGAATTAATACCGCCGGAGAG CTCATCATTGACAGCGATCGTACCCGAGAACGTCATCTAAATGTGGCTGATTGTTTCGACAAACTTCGTTCCGCCATCTATGCAATCGAAAACGAGCAGGGAAAACGGGAAATGACTGAGAAAGacgagaagattttgagagaA AGAGCCGCCATAGCAACACAGCATCGTCTACAGGAAAAACGAAGAACGAGTGAGAAAAAGGCGTCGCGACGAGCCGCCGTTGAGTTTTAG
- the R02F2.8 gene encoding Amino acid transporter transmembrane domain-containing protein (Confirmed by transcript evidence), with protein MGMSRVWSTGDKDGPTSHTNEKGIGWIIGAIFIIGETAGGGMIALSYALTSMGLIPGLILLSLCSIFSLYTALELCWTWKIMQNRWPEYRDHCRKPYGEMAYRTIGRKMRSFIAFMICITQIGFATVLVLLAAKNLSILLHFFFSLDINQCYLILIVGLAVWPATMLPSPMHFWQAALFSAGSSTCAVILVVVGLAHDAPVCAQDAPHEEPNLLKAFMAFGTFVFAFGGHATLPTIQHDMKKPAHFVHSVVLAIIFCTMLYMCIAVGGYFVYGSTVGEAIIPSLQIKWIQQTVNLMIAVHVITTIVIVMSPPIQQVEQLLKVPHKFGVKRFLVRSILFWFVIFIGLSIPHFGPVLDLIGASTMVLMTLILPPIFYLSIRTQEIIWLQGNEKSDAAEPTHERATFKEILRLTPKLILALNAAVLIFGIIGGTLSTVTSVIRLVGSDMAAPCYYQYFTKGLPFSGDNSGSVSCCGTFRNLTVSGQNPIGYCSLPDR; from the exons ATGGGTATGAGCAGAGTATGGTCGACAGGAGAC aaggatGGCCCCACTTCTCACACGAATGAAAAAGGTATCGGATGGATAATCGGAGCAATTTTCATAATCGGAGAGACAGCCGGTGGAGGAATGATTGCACTTTCCTATGCACTCACTTCAATGGGCTTAATCCCCGGACTGATTTTGCTCAGCTTGTGCTCCATTTTCTCACTGTACACTGCGCTGGAACTTTGCTGGACATGGAAGATCATGCAGAATCGATGGCCAGAGTATAGAGATCA TTGCCGAAAGCCTTATGGAGAAATGGCGTACCGTACCATTGGCAGGAAAATGAGATCTTTCATTGCTTTCATGATATGTATTACTCAAATCGGATTCGCCACTGTTCTAGTCCTTCTTGCTGCCAAGAATCTTTCAATCCTTctccatttctttttctcattggATATCAATCAATGCTACCTCATCCTGATTGTTGGTCTAGCAGTGTGGCCGGCCACTATGCTCCCATCGCCAATGCATTTTTGGCAAGCCGCCTTGTTTTCTGCGGGCTCTAGTACGTGTGCAGTGATTCTTGTGGTAGTTGGGTTGGCTCATGACGCACCGGTCTGTGCTCAAGATGCTCCACACGAGGAGCCAAATCTTTTGAAGGCGTTCATGGCATTTGGGACGTTTGTGTTCGCGTTTGGAGGACACGCAACACTGCCAACAATTCAACATGATATGAAGAAACCCGCGCATTTCGTACATTCAGTTGTATTGGCTATTATTT TCTGCACAATGCTCTACATGTGCATCGCTGTCGGTGGATATTTTGTGTATGGCAGTACAGTTGGGGAAGCTATCATTCCCTCGTTACAAATCAAATGGATCCAGCAGACTGTGAATCTAATGATTGCTGTTCACGTGATCACTACCATCGTCATAGTGATGTCTCCACCGATTCAGCAGGTTGAGCAGCTTCTCAAGGTTCCGCATA aattcGGAGTCAAGAGATTCTTGGTTCGATCCATTCTTTTCTGGTTTGTCATTTTCATTGGATTATCTATTCCCCACTTTGGACCGGTTTTGGACTTG ATCGGAGCATCCACCATGGTTCTAATGACCTTAATTTTGCCACCAATTTTCTATCTCTCAATTCGCACTCAGGAAATAATCTGGCTGCAGGGTAATGAAAAGTCTGATGCTGCAGAGCCGACTCACGAGAGAGCAACGTTTAAGGA aattcTACGTCTGACTCCAAAACTGATCCTTGCCCTAAACGCAGCTGTGCTGATATTTGGAATCATCGGTGGTACGCTGTCTACTGTAACATCTGTCATTCGGCTTGTAGGGTCTGATATGGCAGCTCCTTGTTATTATCAATACTTTACTAAAG GTCTACCATTCTCTGGCGACAACAGTGGATCTGTTAGCTGCTGTGGTACATTCCGAAATTTAACGGTGTCGGGGCAAAACCCTATTGGATATTGTTCACTTCCTGATCGCTAG
- the R02F2.1 gene encoding Cyclin-like domain-containing protein (Confirmed by transcript evidence), which translates to MNEDFDGLTSGSSAAAGKLMQDGISSTQLLQMLLQREKLLYQNYPLSLASGEGMIGWRERNRECAWMCAAAKRIGLEMDAASLAVSIFDRVVTSVKIPGKYVNCVAVGSLSIAKKLCEDHEEDAPVFLGRLRLEYSAQELKRMEIKILEVLRWDAHLPNLNRFVECLLSELDAAFLLPSIKKHLDFLLCDSTLTSNFRWSVLALSTVSLLVEATNKHWQYPINALARLCKIPMSEVNRCRVKVSNLWSRHVLPMPSTFHLLADLDDQDSDMDVDYPLAYDSSPHPQAPSAEASEYITSPAPRALQPTPC; encoded by the exons ATGAACGAGGACTTTGACG ggtTGACTAGCGGCTCCTCGGCTGCGGCGGGAAAGCTGATGCAAGATGGGATCTCCTCGACGCAGTTGCTCCAAATGCTGCTGCAAAGAGAGAAACTTCTTTATCAG aactaccCGCTAAGTCTTGCCTCGGGGGAGGGTATGATCGGATGGCGAGAGCGGAACCGTGAGTGCGCCTGGATGTGTGCAGCTGCAAAACGCATCGGATTGGAGATGGATGCCGCTTCATTGGCTGTCTCGATCTTCGACCGTGTCGTCACCAGCGTCAAGATCCCTGGCAAATACGTCAACTGCGTCGCCGTCGGAAGCTTGAGCATCGCCAAGAAGCTCTGCGAAGATCACGAAGAAGACGCTCCAGTTTTCCTCGGTCGCCTTCGTCTCGAGTACAGCGCGCAAGAGCTGAAGCGCATGGAAATCAAGATCCTGGAGGTGCTCCGCTGGGATGCTCACCTTCCGAACCTCAATCGATTCGTTGAATGTCTGCTATCAGAGCTCGACGCGGCTTTCCTTTTGCCTTCAATCAA AAAGCACTTGGATTTCCTGCTTTGCGACTCCACGCTGACATCTAACTTCCGATGGAGTGTGCTAGCGCTGTCCACCGTCTCATTGCTCGTCGAGGCTACCAACAAACACTGGCAATACCCAATTAATGCTTTGGCTCGGCTCTGCAAG attccaatGAGCGAAGTCAATCGCTGCCGTGTGAAGGTCTCCAATCTCTGGTCTCGCCACGTACTTCCAATGCCGTCAACATTCCATCTTCTGGCCGATCTGGACGATCAAGACAGCGACATGGACGTCGACTATCCGCTCGCCTACGACTCATCACCCCATCCCCAGGCTCCCTCTGCTGAAGCCTCCGAGTACATCACCTCGCCGGCCCCACGGGCACTTCAACCAACTCCGTGTTAA
- the R02F2.1 gene encoding Cyclin-like domain-containing protein (Confirmed by transcript evidence) — protein MNEDFDGLTSGSSAAAGKLMQDGISSTQLLQMLLQREKLLYQNYPLSLASGEGMIGWRERNRECAWMCAAAKRIGLEMDAASLAVSIFDRVVTSVKIPGKYVNCVAVGSLSIAKKLCEDHEEDAPVFLGRLRLEYSAQELKRMEIKILEVLRWDAHLPNLNRFVECLLSELDAAFLLPSINFRKHLDFLLCDSTLTSNFRWSVLALSTVSLLVEATNKHWQYPINALARLCKIPMSEVNRCRVKVSNLWSRHVLPMPSTFHLLADLDDQDSDMDVDYPLAYDSSPHPQAPSAEASEYITSPAPRALQPTPC, from the exons ATGAACGAGGACTTTGACG ggtTGACTAGCGGCTCCTCGGCTGCGGCGGGAAAGCTGATGCAAGATGGGATCTCCTCGACGCAGTTGCTCCAAATGCTGCTGCAAAGAGAGAAACTTCTTTATCAG aactaccCGCTAAGTCTTGCCTCGGGGGAGGGTATGATCGGATGGCGAGAGCGGAACCGTGAGTGCGCCTGGATGTGTGCAGCTGCAAAACGCATCGGATTGGAGATGGATGCCGCTTCATTGGCTGTCTCGATCTTCGACCGTGTCGTCACCAGCGTCAAGATCCCTGGCAAATACGTCAACTGCGTCGCCGTCGGAAGCTTGAGCATCGCCAAGAAGCTCTGCGAAGATCACGAAGAAGACGCTCCAGTTTTCCTCGGTCGCCTTCGTCTCGAGTACAGCGCGCAAGAGCTGAAGCGCATGGAAATCAAGATCCTGGAGGTGCTCCGCTGGGATGCTCACCTTCCGAACCTCAATCGATTCGTTGAATGTCTGCTATCAGAGCTCGACGCGGCTTTCCTTTTGCCTTCAATCAA TTTCAGAAAGCACTTGGATTTCCTGCTTTGCGACTCCACGCTGACATCTAACTTCCGATGGAGTGTGCTAGCGCTGTCCACCGTCTCATTGCTCGTCGAGGCTACCAACAAACACTGGCAATACCCAATTAATGCTTTGGCTCGGCTCTGCAAG attccaatGAGCGAAGTCAATCGCTGCCGTGTGAAGGTCTCCAATCTCTGGTCTCGCCACGTACTTCCAATGCCGTCAACATTCCATCTTCTGGCCGATCTGGACGATCAAGACAGCGACATGGACGTCGACTATCCGCTCGCCTACGACTCATCACCCCATCCCCAGGCTCCCTCTGCTGAAGCCTCCGAGTACATCACCTCGCCGGCCCCACGGGCACTTCAACCAACTCCGTGTTAA
- the R02F2.1 gene encoding Cyclin-like domain-containing protein (Confirmed by transcript evidence), with translation MQDGISSTQLLQMLLQREKLLYQNYPLSLASGEGMIGWRERNRECAWMCAAAKRIGLEMDAASLAVSIFDRVVTSVKIPGKYVNCVAVGSLSIAKKLCEDHEEDAPVFLGRLRLEYSAQELKRMEIKILEVLRWDAHLPNLNRFVECLLSELDAAFLLPSIKKHLDFLLCDSTLTSNFRWSVLALSTVSLLVEATNKHWQYPINALARLCKIPMSEVNRCRVKVSNLWSRHVLPMPSTFHLLADLDDQDSDMDVDYPLAYDSSPHPQAPSAEASEYITSPAPRALQPTPC, from the exons ATGCAAGATGGGATCTCCTCGACGCAGTTGCTCCAAATGCTGCTGCAAAGAGAGAAACTTCTTTATCAG aactaccCGCTAAGTCTTGCCTCGGGGGAGGGTATGATCGGATGGCGAGAGCGGAACCGTGAGTGCGCCTGGATGTGTGCAGCTGCAAAACGCATCGGATTGGAGATGGATGCCGCTTCATTGGCTGTCTCGATCTTCGACCGTGTCGTCACCAGCGTCAAGATCCCTGGCAAATACGTCAACTGCGTCGCCGTCGGAAGCTTGAGCATCGCCAAGAAGCTCTGCGAAGATCACGAAGAAGACGCTCCAGTTTTCCTCGGTCGCCTTCGTCTCGAGTACAGCGCGCAAGAGCTGAAGCGCATGGAAATCAAGATCCTGGAGGTGCTCCGCTGGGATGCTCACCTTCCGAACCTCAATCGATTCGTTGAATGTCTGCTATCAGAGCTCGACGCGGCTTTCCTTTTGCCTTCAATCAA AAAGCACTTGGATTTCCTGCTTTGCGACTCCACGCTGACATCTAACTTCCGATGGAGTGTGCTAGCGCTGTCCACCGTCTCATTGCTCGTCGAGGCTACCAACAAACACTGGCAATACCCAATTAATGCTTTGGCTCGGCTCTGCAAG attccaatGAGCGAAGTCAATCGCTGCCGTGTGAAGGTCTCCAATCTCTGGTCTCGCCACGTACTTCCAATGCCGTCAACATTCCATCTTCTGGCCGATCTGGACGATCAAGACAGCGACATGGACGTCGACTATCCGCTCGCCTACGACTCATCACCCCATCCCCAGGCTCCCTCTGCTGAAGCCTCCGAGTACATCACCTCGCCGGCCCCACGGGCACTTCAACCAACTCCGTGTTAA
- the osg-1 gene encoding Rho guanine nucleotide exchange factor osg-1 (Confirmed by transcript evidence) has product MLNPNDADDSDSSTDSSPPVAVPRPKRSATVSPSTRNSFYNSRRRSDANLNFFNERERQRERRRSMVRASRERSESRRASQQNLRKTNSEPNVDMPSIDVEALQKLLLSIPKFVSASRNRINQRHDSDSGGEMTTEIEELKDAAKSIQSLQRVLAYPSQTSSDRGGNRRLADPVESCLESSVFSDVDESSLATDTIEGRRSGISTRLGHPRGVMQFIPSIRNDQFVPTSEIRRNSISRKSSVPDGFMTSEMESEPVPNVRNRRRGIVDEMFSSSTSLLVDRPSETLAGVNRFAKLLDTFRSRPTSPEQHPSISWNPYVYSDGGEALETCGMEDSLHEADILLWKKRSRASLRRHYSVRHLAARELLDTEKSFVEGLEFLVTKYMRPLRQPLECTLIEASLVDKIFYRIPEILAHHQVLLTTLSQRIDQWHKDAILGDVLLAHFSKQSMIETYISFVDNFKFAKASIIQARQKHAFEKYYNRCCRDHPNKLDLDSLLISPIQRVPRYELIVKQMLKHTPVEHEDRERLLRAQRHIHCLAVAINQHKDGSEQMEQRLREIEAIVDGLDDLVTKDRTLLRHDIITLKGTDRERCIFMLSDLLLVTSVKKKPKVLYSKMSSQSMGFLEGNRFKLLFKVALEDVQISKDTLSQLEEVERKLESSREDDRVLKKMSQLCSLLKCERKVLMEMLETMETSNSMSIRELNEQMSSDPDLSAVHLDVLTSNGFEPFVLEFPNAEKRSVFEAMFKDAKATLAKNLLAAPSCSLKTIIAHQTRPGLQLCTATVVPGKRVDSTPSLWVCASDKFSGQVAVMALDTGEITIESCSAIGNAAVTAMCTVPPPMKLRKRKIKSQKSLEHLLNETIMDINSSGSDTESSSDEGTSTAGQTTVWIGNDDGEVFVVNSTERVRSRARDRLARLRNSITSICAANGNVLVATSYSNQVQLLLFRPASDGSWDLENPQTVGHVCQAPITSMQLIGRRVIIASGNWLHAYFVDTGKFQPPVEILPSSDVITLMYVTGQNVFLCGRKSTEVFVVDVFNLSIINHFNVVSFVRSQLSGREHILREHKMGCLRISCLTVARSHLWIGTSAGCVLSTSVQSARSQPTPDLRVCEIGHSGPCRILLPVHTPSHSNHPSRKQKRSSLNVPAQQSSQLMLVSCGEGLDDGTATQDPSTDAINHLIFWKCS; this is encoded by the exons ATGCTCAACCCAAACGATGCAGACGATTCGGATAGTTCGACTGACTCTTCACCGCCCGTTGCCGTGCCGAGACCCAAGCGTTCGGCTACCGTATCACCCAGCACTAGAAATTCATTTTATAATTCCAG AAGACGGAGTGATGCAAatctaaactttttcaacGAGAGAGAACGCCAgcgtgagagacgcagaagCATGGTTCGTGCGAGCCGCGAGAGAAGTGAATCCAGAAGAGCTTCACAACAAAATCTCAGGAAAACGAATAGTGAGCCAAATGTGGATATGCCATCG ATCGATGTGGAAGCTCTTCAAAAGCTATTACTTTCCATTCCGAAATTTGTGTCGGCTTCCAGAAATCGAATA AACCAACGGCACGATTCGGATTCCGGTGGAGAAATGACAACTGAGATCGAAGAACTCAAAGATGCCGCAAAAAGTATTCAATCCCTACAACGTGTGCTCGCCTATCCATCCCAAACATCTTCGGATCGTGGAGGTAACCGTCGTCTAGCAGATCCCGTCGAGTCGTGCCTTGAATCTTCAGTTTTCTCCGACGTCGACGAGTCCTCGCTGGCCACTGACACCATCGAAGGTCGACGATCTGGGATCTCAACTCGACTGGGTCATCCACGAGGTGTTATGCAATTTATTCCATCTATAAGAAACGATCAATTTGTGCCTACTTCCGAGATACGGAGGAACtcgatttccagaaaatcttCGGTACCCGATGGGTTTATGACTAGTGAAATGGAGTCCGAGCCGGTACCAAATGTTAGGAATAG ACGCCGTGGAATAGTCGATGAAATGTTCTCCTCTTCAACATCTCTCCTCGTGGATAGACCGTCTGAAACCCTTGCAGGAGTGAATCGGTTTGCAAAGCTTCTTGATACTTTTCGCAGTCGACCCACATCCCCGGAGCAGCACCCTTCAATCTCGTGGAATCCATATGTTTATTCTGATGGAGGGGAAGCTCTAGAGACCTGTGGGATGGAAGATTCTTTACACGAAGCTGACATTTTGTTATGGAAGAAGAGGAGTCGGGCAAGTCTACGAAGACATTATAGTGTTAGACACCTTGCTGCTCGAGAGCTGTTAGACACTGAGAAGTCATTTGTAGAGGGCCTAGAGTTCCTGGTTACG AAGTACATGAGACCTCTCCGTCAACCATTAGAATGCACACTGATCGAAGCATCACTGGTAGACAAGATTTTCTACCGGATACCAGAGATTCTGGCTCATCACCAAGTTTTGCTCACTACGCTGAGCCAACGGATAGATCAGTGGCATAAAGATGCAATACTGGGAGATGTGCTTCTAGCCCAt TTCTCCAAGCAATCAATGATAGAAACCTATATCTCATTTGTGGATAATTTCAAGTTTGCCAAGGCATCAATAATCCAAGCCAGACAGAAGcacgcatttgaaaaatattataat agatgCTGCCGAGACCATCCTAACAAGTTGGACCTAGATTCTCTTCTTATTTCACCGATTCAACGCGTTCCTAGATACGAATTAATAGTAAAACAAATGCTGAAACACACTCCCGTTGAACACGAGGATCGAGAGCGACTGCTCAGGGCTCAGAGGCATATTCATTGTCTTGCTGTGGCAATCAATCAGCATAAGGATGGAAGTGAGCAAATGGAACAGAGACTAAGGGAAATTGAGGCCATAGTTGATGGGTTGGATGAT CTCGTCACCAAAGATCGGACCCTTCTACGGCATGACATCATTACACTGAAGGGGACCGATCGAGAGCGGTGTATATTTATGCTATCTGATCTTTTACTGGTTACGAGTGTCAAGAAGAAGCCCAAGGTCTTGTATAGTAAAATGTC cTCCCAATCCATGGGCTTCTTGGAGGGAAATCGTTTCAAGCTCCTGTTCAAAGTGGCACTGGAAGATGTTCAAATATCAAAAGACACACTTTCACAACTAGAAGAAGTTGAGCGGAAACTGGAGTCCTCTCGGGAAGATGATCGAGTTCTTAAGAAAATGTCGCAATTGTGCAGTCTGTTGAAGTGCGAAAGGAAG GTTCTAATGGAGATGTTGGAGACCATGGAGACCTCTAATTCAATGAGCATTCGAGAGCTCAACGAGCAAATGAGCTCCGATCCAGATTTGAGTGCTGTTCATTTGGATGTTCTCACCTC GAACGGATTCGAGCCATTTGTGTTGGAGTTTCCAAATGCTGAAAAGCGAAGTGTGTTTGAAGCGATGTTTAAGGATGCGAAGGCAACGTTAGCAAAGAATTTGTTGGCTGCACCGAGCTGTAGtctaaaaacaattattgctCATCAGACAAGGCCCGGGTTGCAG ctctGTACCGCCACAGTAGTCCCTGGAAAACGTGTCGACAGTACCCCATCACTTTGGGTTTGTGCTAGCGATAAGTTCAGTGGACAGGTAGCCGTAATGGCATTGGATACCGGAGAAATAACTATTGAAAGCTGCTCGGCAATCGGTAATGCAGCGGTGACTGCGATGTGTACTGTACCCCCGCCTAT gaaacttcgaaaaagaaaaattaaatctcaAAAGTCTCTGGAGCATCTGCTAAATGAGACAATAATGGATATAAATAGTAGTGGCTCGGATACAGAATCCTCTTCCGATGAGGGAACATCAACTGCAGGACAGACAACAGTATGGATTGGAAATGATGATGGAGAAGTGTTCGTGGTTAACTCCACAGAGCGAGTGAGGTCCCGGGCCCGAGATCGACTAGCTCGACTTCGGAATAGTATCACATCAATCTGTGCGGCAAACGGGAATGTACTAGTTGCCACGTCATATTCGAATCAAGTACAGCTTCTTCTATTTCGTCCGGCATCGGATGGAAGTTGGGATTTAGAGAATCCACAAACAGTTGGACATGTATGTCAGGCACCGATCACGTCGATGCAGTTGATTGGTAGAAGGGTAATTATTGCTAGTGGCAATTGGTTACACGCGTATTTTGTGGATACCGGGAAGTTTCAG CCACCGGTGGAAATCCTCCCCTCTTCGGATGTGATCACCCTAATGTATGTTACCGGACAAAATGTATTCCTATGCGGCAGAAAATCAACCGAAGTCTTTGTAGTTgatgttttcaatttatcgATTATCAATCATTTCAATGTTGTTTCATTTGTCCGTTCACAACTTTCCGGTAGAGAGCACATCCTCCGTGAGCACAAAATGGGATGCCTTCGGATATCGTGTTTGACAGTTGCTAGATCTCATCTTTGGATTGGCACATCTGCTGGATGTGTGCTATCAACTTCTGTACAATCTGCGAGATCTCAACCGACACCCGATCTTCGTG TCTGCGAAATCGGCCACAGTGGACCTTGTCGAATCCTTCTGCCAGTTCATACACCGTCTCACTCAAACCATCCTTCAAGAAAACAGAAGCGAAGTTCTTTAAATGTTCCAGCACAACAATCATCACAg CTAATGTTGGTCAGTTGCGGCGAGGGTCTCGACGACGGAACGGCCACTCAAGACCCATCAACGGATGCCATAAATCATTTGATCTTTTGGAAATGCTCATAA
- the R02F2.1 gene encoding Cyclin-like domain-containing protein (Confirmed by transcript evidence), translating to MNEDFDGLTSGSSAAAGKLMQDGISSTQLLQMLLQREKLLYQNYPLSLASGEGMIGWRERNRECAWMCAAAKRIGLEMDAASLAVSIFDRVVTSVKIPGKYVNCVAVGSLSIAKKLCEDHEEDAPVFLGRLRLEYSAQELKRMEIKILEVLRWDAHLPNLNRFVECLLSELDAAFLLPSIK from the exons ATGAACGAGGACTTTGACG ggtTGACTAGCGGCTCCTCGGCTGCGGCGGGAAAGCTGATGCAAGATGGGATCTCCTCGACGCAGTTGCTCCAAATGCTGCTGCAAAGAGAGAAACTTCTTTATCAG aactaccCGCTAAGTCTTGCCTCGGGGGAGGGTATGATCGGATGGCGAGAGCGGAACCGTGAGTGCGCCTGGATGTGTGCAGCTGCAAAACGCATCGGATTGGAGATGGATGCCGCTTCATTGGCTGTCTCGATCTTCGACCGTGTCGTCACCAGCGTCAAGATCCCTGGCAAATACGTCAACTGCGTCGCCGTCGGAAGCTTGAGCATCGCCAAGAAGCTCTGCGAAGATCACGAAGAAGACGCTCCAGTTTTCCTCGGTCGCCTTCGTCTCGAGTACAGCGCGCAAGAGCTGAAGCGCATGGAAATCAAGATCCTGGAGGTGCTCCGCTGGGATGCTCACCTTCCGAACCTCAATCGATTCGTTGAATGTCTGCTATCAGAGCTCGACGCGGCTTTCCTTTTGCCTTCAATCAAGTAA
- the D1044.7 gene encoding EB domain-containing protein (Confirmed by transcript evidence), whose product MILLLTLWTTFVITAFSQCPPGLIPLTSNNNFNQPLTCTPQDPCSCFSVSARYGAICHYSSNYNNYLCCHSQNTQCGTNSSPQVSASGQVVTCFTNSQCASGYICSNGACCPNTNSNTCSTTGTPCFTGQISVGGQCFNSVNIGDRCQRSEQCLGGSQCQNNLCQCPNGFANVNQKCACQLGTVLFNSQCITLASPGQNCQISSQCIDNSVCNNQMCSCNGNYRLVFGYCVPFTNSKCQQTQTLVNNQCVLLSIVGETCIANQQCVGGAMCNSGTCRCTNGATAMYGYCISSQSTVNPCNSNQVYYNGQCYNTVNIGFQCQITQQCLGNSQCQNSFCQCTSGSPNNGICPTSPNTSNLCSSGQTVQLDNNNQPINCLVTVCPNTSFCQYSSSGQRYVCCR is encoded by the exons ATGATTCTGCTGCTGACTTTGTGGACAACTTTTGTGATTACAG CTTTTTCTCAATGCCCTCCTGGTCTGATACCTCTCACTTCCAATAATAACTTCAATCAGCCACTG ACATGCACCCCACAAGATCCATGTAGTTGTTTCTCGGTCTCTGCGAGATATGGAGCAATCTGTCATTATTCTAGTAATTACAACAACTATTTATGTTGTCATTCGCAAAATACAC aatgcgGAACTAACTCAAGCCCTCAAGTTTCTGCATCTGGCCAAGTTGTGACGTGTTTCACAAATAGTCAATGTGCTTCTGGGTACATTTGTAGCAATGGTGCTTGCTGCCCTAATACTAATTCCA atACCTGTAGCACAACTGGAACTCCCTGTTTCACCGGTCAGATATCTGTTGGTGGCCAATGCTTCAACTCGGTGAACATTGGAGACCGATGCCAGCGATCCGAGCAGTGTCTCGGAGGATCTCAATGCCAGAATAATTTGTGTCAATGTCCAAATGGATTTGCAAATGTCAATCAGAAATGCGCATGTCAGTTAGGAACTGTGCTCTTCAATTCGCAATGCATAACTCTTGCATCGCCAGGACAAAATTGTCAGATTTCTTCTCAGTGTATTGACAACTCGGTGTGCAATAATCAGATGTGCTCGTGCAATGGGAACTA CCGATTGGTATTTGGATACTGTGTCCCATTTACTAACTCAAAATGCCAACAAACTCAAACTCTTGTCAATAACCAATGTGTTCTCCTGTCAATTGTCGGAGAGACATGCATCGCGAATCAACAATGCGTTGGAGGAGCCATGTGTAACTCTGGAACCTGCAGGTGCACAAATGGAGCAACTGCAATGTACGGATACTGTATCAGTTCCCAGTCAACTGTCAATCCTTGCAATTCGAATCAG GTCTACTACAACGGTCAGTGTTATAACACTGTTAATATTGGGTTCCAATGCCAGATCACACAACAGTGCCTTGGAAACTCTCAATGTCAGAACTCATTCTGTCAGTGCACATCGGGATCCCCCAATAATGGTATCTGCCCAACTTCTCCAAACACCTCAAATCTGTGCTCTTCTGGTCAAACTGTTCAACTAGACAATAATAATCAGCCAATCAATTGTTTGGTTACTGTATGCCCCAACACTTCGTTCTGTCAGTATTCATCATCTGGTCAACGATATGTTTGCTGTCGTTAA